The following proteins are encoded in a genomic region of Bacillus horti:
- the yqeH gene encoding ribosome biogenesis GTPase YqeH — protein sequence MVNSEENVQEKSCSGCGVKLQTQDKEKAGYVPKSALAKDRIICQRCFKITHYSEVSPVELTDEDYLRILHSIGDSRALVVKIVDMFDFNGSWITGIQRFVGNNPILVVGNKVDLLPKNMNLNRMKNWLQHSVKEMGLKPLDVLFCSAEKGMLIEELLQTIDHYRKKQNVYIVGATNVGKTTLINQILKKVGVQDNELLTASRFPGTTLDLIEIPFEDGSALYDTPGIINRHQMAHYISTEELKTVSPSKPIKPKVFQLDEQQTLFFGGLSRLDFVQGDHQSFVCYVSNLVTIHRTKLEKADELYSNHLGGLLSPPGENQLSTWPKMKKHSFKIKAEPTDIVFSGLGWVTLKGSGAYVEAHAPEGVTVTVRKALI from the coding sequence ATGGTTAATAGTGAAGAAAATGTACAGGAAAAAAGCTGTTCAGGCTGTGGGGTAAAACTGCAAACACAAGACAAAGAAAAGGCAGGCTATGTACCAAAATCTGCCCTAGCTAAGGATCGGATTATTTGTCAGCGCTGCTTTAAAATCACCCACTATAGCGAAGTTTCTCCTGTGGAGCTGACTGACGAAGACTATTTAAGGATTTTACACAGTATTGGGGATTCTAGAGCGTTGGTTGTAAAGATAGTAGATATGTTCGATTTTAATGGGAGCTGGATAACTGGTATTCAAAGGTTCGTTGGAAACAACCCTATTCTAGTTGTGGGAAATAAAGTGGATTTACTGCCGAAAAATATGAACCTTAACCGGATGAAGAATTGGCTTCAGCATTCCGTTAAAGAGATGGGACTTAAGCCTTTAGATGTATTGTTTTGTAGTGCTGAAAAAGGAATGCTTATTGAGGAGCTTCTGCAAACAATTGATCACTATCGTAAAAAGCAAAATGTCTATATTGTAGGAGCAACAAACGTCGGGAAAACAACGCTAATCAACCAAATTCTGAAAAAAGTAGGTGTGCAGGATAATGAGTTACTGACAGCTTCAAGGTTTCCTGGTACAACCTTAGATCTAATTGAGATTCCTTTTGAAGATGGAAGTGCTCTCTATGATACGCCAGGGATCATTAACAGGCATCAAATGGCTCATTATATTTCTACTGAGGAGCTTAAAACGGTATCACCTAGTAAACCAATCAAGCCAAAGGTTTTTCAGCTTGATGAGCAGCAGACGTTATTTTTCGGCGGTCTCTCCCGGTTAGATTTTGTTCAGGGTGATCACCAGTCCTTCGTTTGTTATGTGTCTAATCTAGTGACCATTCATAGAACGAAGCTGGAGAAAGCGGACGAGCTATATAGCAATCATCTAGGTGGACTTTTAAGCCCGCCAGGAGAAAATCAGTTAAGTACGTGGCCTAAGATGAAGAAGCACAGCTTCAAAATTAAAGCAGAGCCTACTGACATTGTTTTCTCAGGTTTGGGCTGGGTTACGCTTAAAGGCAGTGGGGCTTATGTAGAAGCTCATGCTCCAGAGGGTGTGACTGTAACCGTACGCAAGGCATTAATATAG
- a CDS encoding YqeG family HAD IIIA-type phosphatase gives MLKQLLPDMHAHSIYEIDLDELKERGVKGIITDLDNTLIEWDRPGATPELIKWFEKVEEKGFKLVIVSNNNKKRVSLFADPLNIPFVFSARKPFNKAFKRAQQMMELKPTEVVVIGDQLFTDVLGGNRLKLYTILVVPVASSDGIFTRFNRRMERMALSFMRKRGMITWED, from the coding sequence ATGTTGAAACAATTGTTGCCGGACATGCATGCACACTCAATTTATGAGATTGATTTAGATGAATTGAAAGAAAGAGGAGTTAAAGGTATCATTACAGATCTAGATAATACGCTGATTGAATGGGATCGACCTGGAGCAACTCCTGAATTAATCAAATGGTTTGAAAAAGTTGAGGAAAAGGGCTTTAAGCTTGTTATCGTATCTAATAATAACAAAAAGAGAGTTTCATTATTTGCCGATCCTCTTAATATCCCATTTGTATTTAGCGCGCGGAAGCCTTTTAATAAAGCTTTTAAAAGAGCACAGCAAATGATGGAGCTTAAACCAACAGAGGTTGTTGTAATAGGAGATCAGTTGTTTACAGATGTTTTAGGAGGCAACCGATTAAAGCTATATACGATTCTAGTAGTTCCTGTCGCTTCTAGTGATGGGATTTTTACGCGTTTTAATCGTCGGATGGAGCGTATGGCTTTGTCCTTTATGCGAAAAAGAGGAATGATTACTTGGGAAGATTAG
- a CDS encoding Na(+)/H(+) antiporter subunit B, with the protein MIRYNDVMLQTVTKLISFIILTFAVYIFFNGHNNPGGGFIGGLLTAASLVLLYLAFDLETMRKVVPIDFKLVTATGLLIATVFGAGSFIFGEPFLSQTYDYFDLPILGENTELATALIFDLGVYLAVVGSTMTTTLAIGGDQG; encoded by the coding sequence ATGATACGATATAATGATGTCATGCTGCAAACTGTTACAAAGCTCATTTCCTTCATTATTTTAACGTTTGCCGTGTATATCTTTTTCAATGGACATAATAATCCGGGCGGTGGGTTCATTGGAGGATTGCTTACAGCTGCTTCATTAGTCCTCCTTTATCTAGCATTTGATTTGGAAACCATGCGTAAAGTCGTCCCGATTGATTTTAAGCTCGTAACTGCAACAGGGCTACTTATTGCCACTGTCTTTGGGGCGGGAAGCTTCATTTTTGGAGAGCCTTTTCTGAGTCAGACGTATGATTACTTTGATCTACCTATTCTAGGGGAAAATACGGAGCTGGCTACAGCTTTGATCTTTGATCTTGGCGTCTACCTTGCTGTAGTTGGTTCGACGATGACGACCACTCTAGCGATTGGGGGGGATCAAGGCTAA
- a CDS encoding Na(+)/H(+) antiporter subunit C, whose amino-acid sequence MEILMALLVGVLFTTAVYLILSKSLIRIILGTLLLSHGVHLLLLTMAGLKTGAPPLLGLEADSYVDPLPQALILTAIVISFGVTAFFLVLAYRAYKELGTDDMDQLRGTENE is encoded by the coding sequence ATGGAAATTTTAATGGCTCTACTAGTCGGTGTTCTATTTACTACCGCCGTCTATCTGATTTTATCTAAAAGTCTTATTCGCATTATCTTAGGAACTCTTTTACTCAGCCATGGGGTACATTTACTCTTGCTGACGATGGCTGGACTGAAAACAGGTGCTCCACCATTATTAGGATTAGAGGCTGATAGCTATGTAGACCCACTACCTCAAGCTTTAATATTGACAGCTATTGTTATCAGCTTTGGAGTAACAGCCTTCTTCTTGGTACTTGCTTATCGTGCCTATAAGGAGCTTGGAACAGATGATATGGATCAATTAAGGGGCACTGAAAATGAATAA
- a CDS encoding Na+/H+ antiporter subunit D, with protein sequence MNNIVVLPILIPLLTGIILLFFRNQIKLQRALSTLSLLLVAGVSFYLIYEVNTYGIQTLRFGGWVPPYGIVFVADMLAVLLVAATAIVALACLWFAFRSIGEAREKFYFYPIFQFQIVGVCGSFLTGDLFNLFVCFEVMLLASYVLISIGGTKRQLRESIKYLLINIISSALFVASIAYLYAITGTLNIAHLSERIAEAGQGPLLTLVSILLMIVFSLKAALFLYFWLPGAYSAPPTPIAALFSALLTKVGIYALIRVFTIIFYHEAGITHMLLGWLAVVTIIMGVIGAVGSSDVRKILAYNVVAAVGFIILGLAFFSTTSLAGAIFYLIHDMVIKALLFLLGGLTIAIAGTSQLKKMGGLMKQYPLIGWMVLVSALALAGVPPLSGFIGKLLIVQGGLEASEATGIFFWFVIVSLVTSLLILYSIVKIFLNAYWSESKMATSSEETFSLKGLVAPCAFLLLLSMAIGLGAEAILPFVWQAAETLMDPSIYIDAIQLKE encoded by the coding sequence ATGAATAATATAGTTGTTTTACCTATCCTTATTCCTTTGTTAACCGGTATTATCCTATTGTTTTTTAGGAATCAAATTAAGCTACAAAGAGCATTAAGTACACTATCGCTTCTTTTGGTAGCAGGGGTTTCCTTTTATCTGATTTATGAGGTAAACACGTACGGTATCCAGACGCTACGATTTGGAGGCTGGGTTCCTCCTTATGGGATTGTTTTTGTAGCAGATATGCTTGCTGTACTACTTGTAGCAGCTACAGCTATTGTTGCCTTAGCTTGTCTATGGTTTGCCTTCCGTTCGATTGGGGAGGCAAGAGAAAAGTTTTACTTTTACCCTATATTTCAATTTCAAATTGTTGGTGTATGTGGGTCCTTCTTAACAGGTGATCTGTTTAACTTGTTTGTTTGCTTTGAGGTTATGCTATTGGCTTCCTACGTGTTAATTTCGATTGGAGGTACGAAACGTCAGCTAAGAGAATCCATTAAATATTTGCTCATTAACATTATCTCTTCAGCCTTGTTTGTTGCTTCTATTGCGTATCTCTATGCCATCACAGGAACACTAAATATTGCTCACCTTTCTGAACGAATTGCCGAAGCTGGACAGGGGCCACTATTAACTTTAGTATCTATTCTTCTGATGATTGTTTTCAGTCTTAAAGCTGCCTTATTCTTATATTTCTGGCTTCCTGGAGCGTACAGTGCACCTCCTACACCTATTGCCGCTTTATTTAGCGCCTTATTAACTAAAGTTGGGATTTATGCACTTATCCGTGTTTTCACGATCATCTTCTATCATGAAGCAGGGATTACTCATATGCTCCTCGGTTGGTTAGCAGTCGTAACCATTATTATGGGCGTGATAGGAGCAGTTGGCTCCTCAGACGTACGGAAAATCCTTGCCTATAACGTTGTCGCAGCTGTTGGGTTTATTATTTTGGGACTAGCATTCTTCTCTACGACATCTCTTGCTGGAGCAATCTTTTATTTAATTCATGATATGGTCATTAAAGCCCTCCTCTTCCTTTTGGGTGGATTAACCATTGCCATTGCAGGTACAAGTCAGCTAAAAAAGATGGGTGGACTAATGAAGCAATACCCACTCATTGGCTGGATGGTCCTTGTTTCTGCACTTGCTCTAGCAGGTGTTCCCCCACTCAGTGGATTTATTGGGAAGCTGTTAATTGTTCAGGGAGGACTTGAAGCAAGCGAAGCAACGGGAATATTCTTCTGGTTTGTTATCGTCAGCCTAGTGACAAGCTTACTAATTCTTTACTCCATCGTTAAGATCTTCCTTAATGCGTATTGGAGCGAGTCGAAGATGGCGACAAGCAGTGAGGAAACGTTCTCTTTAAAAGGTCTAGTCGCACCGTGTGCTTTCTTGCTTTTACTTTCAATGGCCATTGGGCTTGGTGCTGAAGCTATTCTTCCATTCGTATGGCAAGCGGCTGAAACATTAATGGATCCTTCTATCTATATTGATGCGATTCAGTTAAAGGAGTAG